In Zetaproteobacteria bacterium, one genomic interval encodes:
- the gatA gene encoding Asp-tRNA(Asn)/Glu-tRNA(Gln) amidotransferase subunit GatA — MSSTQYPTTLSRLIAALDAGEASAEEIASRYIARVEAHNDLLNAFVEFEPEAILDQARASDRHRARHGARPLEGIPVAIKDIFCTRQGRTRCCSRILGDFRAPYDAHVITLLREAGAVLFGKTNMDEFAMGSSNETSAFGPCRNPWDVERIPGGSSGGSAAAVAAHLAPAALGTDTGGSIRQPAALTGIVGMKPTYGRVSRRGIIAFASSLDQAGPMTRTVEDTARIAAVICGHDPADATSVADAPAVDWLAACRAPSMKGLRIGRPREYFIDGMDAGVRRCIDAALEQCAALGAEIVEISLPHTEYAVAAYYVIAPSEASANLARYDGVRFGRRCADPEDLRDMYTRSRDEGFGAEVKRRILTGVFALSAGYYDAYYKKAQQVRTLIRRDFAQAFEQVDLIATPTSPVTAFKLGERCDDPLTMYLSDIFTIAVNLAGLPGLSQPCGFVDGLPVGLQWIAPPWREGRILTAAAAYEQATDWSSRSPAGFGEEA, encoded by the coding sequence ATGAGCAGCACACAATACCCAACCACCCTGAGCCGGCTGATCGCCGCGCTCGACGCCGGCGAGGCAAGCGCCGAGGAGATCGCCTCCCGCTACATCGCCCGCGTGGAGGCCCACAACGATCTGCTCAATGCCTTCGTCGAGTTCGAGCCCGAGGCGATCCTCGACCAGGCGCGCGCCTCCGACCGCCACCGTGCCCGCCACGGCGCCCGTCCGCTGGAGGGGATTCCGGTGGCGATCAAGGATATCTTCTGCACCCGCCAGGGACGCACCCGCTGCTGCTCGCGCATCCTGGGCGATTTCCGCGCCCCGTACGACGCCCACGTCATCACCCTGCTGCGCGAGGCCGGCGCGGTGCTCTTCGGCAAGACCAACATGGACGAGTTCGCCATGGGCTCCTCCAACGAGACCAGCGCCTTCGGCCCCTGCCGCAATCCATGGGATGTCGAACGGATCCCCGGCGGCTCCTCCGGCGGCTCGGCGGCGGCGGTGGCGGCGCATCTTGCGCCGGCCGCGCTGGGCACCGACACCGGCGGCTCGATCCGTCAGCCAGCGGCACTCACCGGCATCGTCGGCATGAAGCCGACCTACGGCCGGGTGTCGCGCCGCGGCATCATCGCCTTCGCCTCCTCGCTCGATCAGGCCGGACCGATGACCCGCACGGTGGAGGATACCGCCCGCATCGCGGCGGTGATCTGTGGCCACGATCCGGCCGATGCGACCAGTGTCGCCGACGCGCCGGCCGTGGATTGGCTCGCTGCCTGCCGGGCGCCATCGATGAAGGGGCTGCGCATCGGCCGGCCGCGCGAATACTTCATCGATGGCATGGACGCCGGTGTGCGGCGCTGCATCGATGCGGCGCTGGAGCAGTGCGCGGCGTTGGGGGCGGAGATCGTGGAGATCTCGCTGCCCCATACCGAATACGCCGTCGCCGCCTACTATGTCATCGCGCCGAGCGAGGCATCGGCCAACCTGGCGCGCTACGACGGCGTCCGTTTCGGCCGGCGGTGCGCCGACCCCGAGGATCTGCGCGATATGTACACCCGCAGTCGCGACGAGGGGTTCGGCGCCGAGGTGAAGCGGCGCATCCTCACCGGCGTCTTCGCCCTCTCCGCCGGCTACTACGACGCCTACTACAAGAAGGCGCAGCAGGTGCGCACGCTGATCCGACGCGACTTCGCCCAGGCCTTCGAGCAGGTCGATCTCATCGCCACGCCGACCAGCCCGGTCACCGCCTTCAAGCTGGGCGAGCGGTGTGACGACCCGCTGACCATGTACCTGTCGGACATCTTCACCATCGCGGTCAACCTCGCCGGTCTGCCCGGCTTGTCGCAGCCCTGCGGCTTCGTCGACGGCCTGCCGGTGGGGCTGCAGTGGATCGCTCCGCCATGGCGGGAGGGGCGCATCCTCACCGCCGCCGCCGCCTACGAGCAGGCGACCGACTGGAGCAGCCGGTCGCCGGCCGGCTTCGGGGAGGAAGCATGA
- a CDS encoding pyridoxine 5'-phosphate synthase, translated as MRLGVNIDHVATIRQARGTDYPDPVSAALLAVDAGADGITAHLREDRRHIQDRDMARLAWHPRIGHLNMEMAPTNEMVAICCDLRPQACCLVPERRAELTTEGGLDVAGHRPRLASVVARLREAGVRVSLFIDPEPEQIRAAHDIGAPVVELHTGRYANLNGRAREGELRRLRAAAAQAADLGLIVHAGHGLTRSNTPPIAAIPQIAELNIGHAIVSEALFVGLPQAIARFRRVMTR; from the coding sequence ATCAGACTCGGTGTCAACATCGACCACGTCGCCACCATCCGGCAGGCGCGCGGCACCGACTATCCCGATCCGGTGTCGGCGGCCCTCCTGGCCGTCGATGCCGGGGCCGATGGCATCACCGCCCACCTGCGTGAAGATCGGCGCCATATCCAGGATCGCGACATGGCGCGGTTGGCCTGGCATCCGCGCATCGGCCACCTCAACATGGAGATGGCGCCGACCAACGAGATGGTGGCCATCTGCTGCGATCTGCGACCGCAGGCCTGCTGCCTGGTTCCGGAGCGACGCGCCGAGCTGACCACCGAAGGGGGGCTCGACGTGGCCGGCCACCGGCCGCGGCTGGCCTCGGTGGTGGCCCGGCTGCGCGAGGCCGGGGTTCGGGTCTCACTCTTCATCGACCCGGAGCCGGAGCAGATCCGGGCGGCACACGATATCGGCGCACCGGTCGTCGAGCTGCATACCGGCAGGTACGCCAACCTGAACGGGAGGGCGCGGGAAGGCGAGCTCCGACGGCTGCGTGCGGCGGCGGCGCAGGCCGCCGATCTGGGGCTGATCGTCCACGCCGGCCACGGCCTGACCCGCAGCAACACGCCACCGATCGCCGCCATCCCCCAGATCGCCGAGCTCAACATCGGCCACGCCATCGTCAGCGAGGCGCTCTTCGTCGGCCTGCCGCAGGCCATCGCCCGCTTCCGGCGGGTGATGACCCGGTGA
- a CDS encoding DNA repair protein RecO, producing the protein MVARSMAAATLAPMRSRAETTDQALLLRRIPFRESSLVLHLLTRDHGRIALLARGARRPSSRMRPHLTLLAPLSLRWVEARCSGMGTLTAVARGRELLPPSHHLAGLELLALAARLFHEGDGHGFAECHRSLALLGGFVLPEAGWIAAALELLHRAGWIDTLDRCWRCGSPADRLFWSAGGCRCGTCLAGARGREIGQELRRPLAAREFRWDDATLAQGREIVRTLVRRLVEG; encoded by the coding sequence ATGGTTGCACGGTCGATGGCGGCGGCTACGCTGGCGCCCATGCGCAGCCGGGCGGAGACGACCGATCAGGCGTTGTTGCTGCGGCGCATCCCCTTCCGCGAATCGTCGCTGGTGCTCCACCTGTTGACCCGCGACCACGGACGGATCGCGCTGCTGGCCCGTGGGGCGCGCCGGCCGTCCAGCCGCATGCGCCCCCACCTCACCCTGCTGGCTCCCCTCTCCCTCCGGTGGGTGGAGGCGCGGTGCAGCGGCATGGGGACGCTGACCGCCGTGGCGCGCGGACGTGAACTGCTCCCCCCCTCCCACCACCTGGCCGGCCTGGAACTGCTGGCGCTCGCCGCCCGCCTCTTTCATGAAGGAGACGGACACGGCTTCGCCGAGTGCCACCGCTCCCTCGCGCTGCTCGGCGGCTTCGTGCTGCCGGAGGCGGGATGGATCGCCGCGGCGCTGGAGCTGCTGCATCGCGCCGGATGGATCGACACGCTCGATCGCTGCTGGCGATGCGGATCCCCGGCCGATCGGCTCTTCTGGAGCGCCGGCGGCTGCCGTTGCGGCACTTGCCTCGCAGGGGCACGCGGCCGGGAGATCGGGCAGGAGCTCCGCCGTCCCCTTGCCGCCCGGGAGTTCCGGTGGGACGATGCGACCCTTGCCCAGGGAAGGGAGATCGTCCGGACACTGGTGCGGCGTCTGGTGGAAGGGTAG
- a CDS encoding citrate synthase has product MNNEQQIPYSPGLAGVPACESAVSSIDGTHGRLEYRGIDIETLAEHSSFEETCWLLLHGRLPRREELAAFDSGLRHHRRIKFRIRDIMKCFPESAHPMDALQACVAVLGMFYPLPRSLDGELPEPLVEEVCLRLIAKLPTLVAAHARMRNGDDPIPPRDDLSHAGNFLYMLTGEEPDPLAERIMDVALIVHAEHTMNASTFAMLVTASTLADPYTAISAAIGALSGPRHGGANESVLAMLDEIGSVERAESYLHEKLERREKIVGLGHRIYKTKDPRATLLQRLYGEMVSKFGPDPTYEIARRIEELSAGTLGKKGVCPNVDFYSGIVYRKLGIHTDLFTPIFAIARVAGWLAHWKEQLGHSRIYRPSQIYVGDHHREFVPIDRR; this is encoded by the coding sequence ATGAACAACGAGCAGCAGATTCCCTACTCTCCCGGGCTGGCCGGAGTACCCGCCTGCGAGTCGGCCGTCTCTTCGATCGACGGCACCCACGGACGGCTGGAATACCGCGGCATCGACATCGAGACACTGGCCGAACACTCCAGCTTCGAGGAGACGTGCTGGCTGCTGCTCCACGGGCGGCTGCCCCGGCGCGAGGAGCTGGCCGCTTTCGACTCCGGCCTGCGCCACCACCGGCGGATCAAGTTCCGTATCCGCGACATCATGAAGTGCTTCCCAGAGTCGGCCCATCCGATGGATGCGCTGCAGGCCTGTGTCGCGGTGCTGGGGATGTTCTATCCGCTGCCGCGCTCCCTGGACGGTGAGCTGCCCGAGCCGCTGGTCGAGGAGGTCTGCCTGCGGCTGATCGCCAAGCTGCCGACGCTGGTCGCCGCCCATGCCCGCATGCGCAACGGCGACGACCCGATCCCGCCGCGCGACGACCTGTCGCACGCAGGAAACTTCCTCTACATGCTCACCGGCGAAGAGCCCGATCCGCTGGCCGAGCGGATCATGGACGTGGCGCTGATCGTCCATGCCGAACACACCATGAACGCCAGCACCTTCGCCATGCTGGTGACCGCCTCCACCCTGGCCGACCCCTACACCGCGATCAGCGCCGCCATCGGAGCGCTCTCCGGCCCGCGCCACGGCGGTGCCAACGAGAGCGTGCTGGCCATGCTCGACGAGATCGGCAGCGTCGAGCGGGCCGAGTCCTACCTGCACGAGAAACTGGAGCGGCGGGAGAAGATCGTCGGGCTGGGACACCGCATCTACAAGACCAAGGATCCCCGCGCCACGCTGCTGCAGCGCCTCTACGGGGAGATGGTGAGCAAGTTCGGCCCCGACCCGACCTACGAGATCGCCCGCCGGATCGAAGAGCTCTCGGCCGGCACGCTGGGGAAGAAGGGGGTCTGCCCCAATGTCGATTTCTACTCGGGCATCGTCTACCGCAAGCTGGGCATCCACACCGACCTGTTCACCCCGATCTTCGCCATCGCCCGCGTCGCCGGCTGGCTGGCCCACTGGAAGGAGCAGCTCGGCCACAGCCGCATCTACCGGCCGAGCCAGATCTACGTCGGCGACCACCATCGCGAGTTCGTCCCGATCGACCGGCGCTGA
- the gatC gene encoding Asp-tRNA(Asn)/Glu-tRNA(Gln) amidotransferase subunit GatC has protein sequence MHIDLHHIAALARIGLTDEEAAELGPQLDRILAYIDTLQRVDTSGVAPTAHPHDSALILRPDVVTNTNRRDELLACAPETDGGLFVVPKVIE, from the coding sequence GTGCATATCGATCTCCATCACATCGCTGCGCTGGCCCGCATCGGGTTGACCGATGAGGAGGCGGCGGAGCTCGGCCCACAGCTCGACCGGATCCTCGCCTACATCGATACCCTGCAGCGGGTGGATACCAGCGGTGTGGCGCCGACCGCCCACCCGCACGACAGCGCGCTGATCCTCCGCCCCGATGTGGTGACCAACACCAACCGCCGCGACGAGCTGCTCGCCTGCGCCCCCGAGACCGATGGCGGCCTGTTCGTGGTGCCCAAGGTGATCGAATGA
- the gatB gene encoding Asp-tRNA(Asn)/Glu-tRNA(Gln) amidotransferase subunit GatB: MSWEAVIGLEVHVQINSKTKAFCGCSTAFGAEPNTQVCPVCLGMPGQLPVLNSEAVQKTVLTGLAIEATINLESRFDRKNYFYPDLPKGYQITQFPLPLVEHGHLDICVDGREKRIGITRIHLEEDAGKSMHEGLEGVSHIDLNRSGVPLMEIVSEPDMRSADEAVAYLKQLHQLVRFLGVSDADMEKGQFRCDANVSVHRPGTPFGTRAELKNLNSFRFIKQAIDYEIHRQIELIEDGGRVVQETRLFDSSAGVSRSMRGKEEAHDYRYFPEPDLPPLRITADEVERIRAAMPELPAALRARFEQEYGLSAYDADVLSQSRELADYFEALVAAHADPKRCANWLANELLGRLNERGSEITASPVSAQALGALLDRIADGTISGKIAKDVLDAMVESGDSADAIIEARGLKQVSDSDAIDAMIRRVLADHPEEVAAWRGGKERLFGFFVGQVMKASRGKANPALVNQRLRQLLRKE; this comes from the coding sequence ATGAGCTGGGAGGCGGTCATCGGACTGGAAGTCCACGTGCAGATCAACAGCAAAACCAAGGCCTTCTGCGGCTGTTCCACCGCCTTCGGGGCCGAACCCAACACCCAGGTCTGCCCGGTCTGCCTCGGCATGCCCGGTCAACTGCCGGTGCTCAACAGCGAGGCGGTGCAGAAGACGGTGCTCACCGGCCTTGCGATCGAGGCCACCATCAACCTGGAGTCACGCTTCGACCGCAAGAACTATTTCTATCCCGACCTGCCCAAGGGCTACCAGATCACCCAGTTCCCCCTGCCGCTGGTCGAGCACGGTCACCTCGACATCTGCGTCGACGGTCGGGAGAAGCGCATCGGCATCACCCGCATCCATCTGGAGGAGGATGCCGGCAAATCGATGCACGAGGGGTTGGAGGGGGTGTCGCACATCGACCTCAACCGCTCGGGCGTGCCGCTGATGGAGATCGTCTCCGAGCCGGACATGCGCAGCGCCGACGAGGCGGTGGCCTACCTCAAGCAGCTGCACCAACTGGTGCGATTTCTCGGGGTCTCCGACGCCGACATGGAGAAGGGGCAGTTCCGCTGCGATGCCAACGTCTCGGTCCACCGGCCGGGCACGCCGTTCGGCACCCGCGCCGAGCTGAAGAACCTCAACTCCTTTCGCTTCATCAAGCAGGCCATCGACTACGAGATCCACCGCCAGATCGAGCTGATCGAGGATGGCGGGAGGGTGGTGCAGGAGACCCGCCTGTTCGACTCCTCCGCCGGCGTGTCGCGCTCGATGCGCGGCAAGGAGGAGGCGCACGACTACCGCTACTTCCCCGAGCCCGACCTGCCGCCGCTGCGCATCACCGCCGACGAGGTGGAGCGCATCCGCGCCGCCATGCCGGAGCTGCCCGCCGCGCTGCGCGCCCGCTTCGAGCAGGAGTACGGCCTCTCCGCCTACGACGCCGACGTCCTGAGCCAGAGCCGCGAGCTGGCCGACTACTTCGAGGCGCTGGTCGCCGCCCACGCCGATCCCAAGCGCTGCGCCAACTGGCTGGCCAACGAGCTGCTCGGCCGGCTCAATGAGCGGGGCAGCGAGATCACCGCCTCTCCGGTCTCCGCGCAGGCGTTGGGCGCGCTGCTCGATCGCATCGCCGATGGCACCATCTCCGGCAAGATCGCCAAGGATGTGCTCGATGCGATGGTCGAGAGCGGCGACTCCGCCGATGCCATCATCGAGGCAAGGGGGCTGAAGCAGGTCAGCGACAGCGATGCCATCGACGCCATGATCCGCCGGGTGTTGGCCGACCACCCCGAAGAGGTCGCCGCCTGGCGCGGCGGCAAGGAGCGGCTCTTCGGCTTCTTCGTCGGGCAGGTGATGAAGGCCAGCCGGGGCAAGGCCAACCCGGCGCTGGTCAATCAGCGGCTGCGCCAGTTGTTGCGGAAGGAGTAG